Proteins encoded together in one Anaerococcus murdochii window:
- the amaP gene encoding alkaline shock response membrane anchor protein AmaP, with protein MGKFMKFLYSFMLIVLVLLGSLFLALGIDINSVGNFFIDAEFLNILISNEVFIKGFFISIGVILIVFSFIILMVLKKNSNRGYDVLLEDEKGSVLLTRKSLEAVMEKSVNKFFEAKCVSAKAVIVENQRIEAKCLADYFGNEDIKALSERIRAEIIKNLTDFTEITDIRLDLKLDKKEIEERRDGRH; from the coding sequence ATGGGAAAATTTATGAAATTTCTATATTCTTTTATGTTAATAGTCTTAGTCCTCTTGGGATCCTTGTTTTTGGCTTTGGGAATAGATATAAATAGCGTTGGTAATTTTTTTATTGATGCTGAATTCCTAAATATTTTGATATCCAATGAGGTCTTTATAAAGGGATTTTTTATTAGCATTGGCGTCATTTTGATTGTATTTTCATTCATAATCCTTATGGTCCTTAAGAAAAATTCTAACAGGGGCTATGATGTTCTCTTGGAAGATGAGAAGGGAAGCGTACTTTTAACTAGAAAATCTCTAGAGGCTGTGATGGAAAAATCGGTCAACAAATTTTTTGAAGCCAAATGCGTATCCGCTAAGGCAGTGATTGTCGAAAATCAAAGGATAGAGGCAAAATGCCTGGCAGATTATTTTGGCAATGAAGATATAAAGGCTCTTTCGGAAAGAATAAGGGCGGAAATAATAAAAAATTTGACGGATTTTACAGAAATTACTGACATAAGATTAGATTTAAAGCTTGATAAGAAAGAAATAGAAGAGAGACGAGATGGAAGACATTAA
- a CDS encoding coenzyme F420-0:L-glutamate ligase encodes MPRLIGTVAMGLRAPIVKKGDNLVDIVGDIVEEVARNEVKLRDKDVVAVTESLLARSQGNYATIEQIAKDFANKFDGDEVAILFPILSRNRFSIMLKAFALSGKKLHICLSYPSDEVGNFVMDEMDLFNSDVNAYTDVLSLEEFRKVAGDYKHLFTDMAYPEFYKELAPNSEIHFLNNPVDALRFTDNVLVASIHTRNLVKRQLVEAGAKKVLKLDEILTESVDGSGFNPDYGLLGSNLSTGNKVKLFPRDAQDFVDKLQKRLINETGKHIEVMVYGDGAFKDPVGHIWELADPVVSPGFTDGLVGTPYELKLKYVADNDLAELSGEEAAEEFKKLVRNKDKNTDENKRLGTTPRQITDLLGSLSDLISGSGDKGTPVVLIQGYFDNYSND; translated from the coding sequence ATGCCAAGATTAATAGGAACAGTTGCAATGGGCCTTAGGGCACCAATTGTTAAAAAAGGTGACAATCTAGTTGATATTGTCGGTGATATTGTTGAGGAAGTAGCTAGAAATGAAGTTAAACTTCGCGATAAGGATGTAGTTGCTGTAACTGAGTCACTTCTTGCTAGAAGCCAAGGTAATTATGCTACAATTGAGCAAATTGCTAAGGATTTTGCAAATAAGTTTGATGGTGATGAGGTTGCTATACTATTTCCAATTCTTTCAAGGAATAGATTTTCAATAATGTTAAAGGCTTTTGCCCTATCAGGCAAAAAGCTACACATTTGCCTATCTTACCCATCTGATGAGGTTGGAAACTTTGTTATGGACGAGATGGATCTTTTCAATTCTGATGTTAATGCTTATACAGATGTTTTAAGCCTTGAAGAATTTAGAAAGGTTGCAGGTGATTATAAGCATCTTTTCACAGATATGGCTTATCCAGAATTTTATAAAGAACTTGCACCAAATTCTGAAATTCATTTCTTAAATAATCCTGTGGATGCCTTAAGATTTACAGATAATGTCTTAGTTGCGTCAATCCACACAAGAAACCTTGTTAAAAGACAACTTGTGGAAGCAGGAGCAAAGAAAGTTTTAAAACTTGATGAAATTCTTACAGAATCTGTAGATGGTTCAGGATTTAACCCAGACTACGGTCTTCTAGGTTCAAACCTTTCTACAGGTAATAAAGTAAAACTATTTCCAAGAGATGCCCAAGATTTTGTTGATAAGCTTCAAAAAAGACTTATAAATGAAACTGGTAAACATATTGAAGTTATGGTTTATGGTGACGGAGCCTTCAAAGATCCTGTTGGACACATTTGGGAGCTTGCTGACCCAGTTGTATCACCAGGTTTCACAGATGGACTTGTAGGTACACCATATGAATTAAAACTAAAATACGTTGCTGATAATGATTTGGCAGAACTTTCCGGCGAAGAGGCTGCTGAAGAATTTAAGAAACTAGTTAGAAATAAGGATAAAAATACAGATGAAAATAAGAGACTAGGTACTACACCTAGACAAATTACAGACCTCTTAGGTTCTCTATCAGACCTAATTTCAGGTTCTGGAGATAAGGGTACACCTGTTGTTTTAATCCAAGGATATTTTGATAATTATTCAAACGATTAG
- the rd gene encoding rubredoxin translates to MKYVCTACGYIYDPAEGDVDNGIEAGTEFADLPEDWVCPVCGVGKDMFEAE, encoded by the coding sequence ATGAAATACGTATGTACAGCATGTGGATACATTTACGATCCAGCTGAAGGTGATGTTGATAACGGTATAGAAGCCGGTACAGAATTTGCTGATCTTCCAGAAGATTGGGTATGCCCAGTTTGTGGTGTTGGCAAAGATATGTTCGAAGCTGAATAA
- the abc-f gene encoding ribosomal protection-like ABC-F family protein gives MNVLNVSNLAKSYPNKEIFSGLSFNLEKGDKAGLVGLNGAGKSTLFNILTGRLMPDDGKIFIPQDVKVGYLEQILSLDSDMTIYDYCLSVFEGLIKLESEIRDLEKKMSTETDPDKLAAIMDEYTRKSETYHNKNGYAIESELEGTLSAMGFAKDDFKKKISDLSGGQKARVELAGLLLEKPDLLLLDEPTNHLDIKAINFLETFIKNYKGTAIIISHDRYFLDATVNRMMVLENGRLSSYNGNYTTFMTQRKKDMEVRIHQYKSQQKEIERQEEIIDRLKNLGGSKRKRGISQSRSRQKLLDKMERIDKPIELSDTMNLKFTPRIQSGMDVLKVEDLRMSFDGEEIFKNISFDIYRNERAAIIGDNGVGKTTLFKIVLGELFQDGGKAKMGESVNVGYFDQEQKSLNIENTIFDEIRETFPMLTNFEIRSYLAKFMFYDTDVFREISELSGGERARISLLKLMISDCNFILMDEPTNHLDIDSKEILEGAILDFEGTLLIISHDRYFLNKIASKILDMKSDRMDLYLGNYDYYQEKLREMSLTEEEKSTVTKTQVKKERKKEKLKRDEVKAVRKKIRDIEKDMEDIDKKLKDLTKESLSEGFYDDQARVAELFREMKDLEDMRDDLDENWLALNLELEE, from the coding sequence ATGAATGTACTTAATGTATCGAACTTGGCCAAATCATATCCCAATAAAGAGATATTTTCTGGCCTAAGTTTCAATTTAGAAAAGGGAGATAAGGCAGGACTGGTTGGACTAAACGGTGCTGGCAAGTCTACCCTTTTTAATATTTTAACAGGAAGGCTAATGCCAGACGATGGGAAGATTTTCATTCCCCAAGACGTTAAAGTTGGGTATTTGGAACAAATCCTAAGCCTTGATTCTGATATGACCATCTATGATTATTGCTTGTCGGTTTTTGAAGGTTTAATTAAGCTTGAATCTGAGATTAGAGACCTTGAAAAAAAGATGAGCACAGAAACAGATCCCGACAAGCTTGCCGCAATCATGGATGAATACACAAGAAAATCTGAAACTTATCATAATAAAAACGGCTATGCCATAGAAAGCGAACTAGAAGGCACACTTTCTGCCATGGGTTTTGCCAAGGATGATTTTAAGAAAAAAATTTCAGACTTATCCGGTGGCCAAAAAGCAAGAGTGGAACTTGCTGGACTATTACTTGAAAAACCGGACCTCCTCTTACTAGATGAGCCAACCAACCACCTTGACATCAAGGCAATAAATTTCCTAGAAACCTTCATCAAAAACTACAAGGGAACTGCAATTATTATCTCCCACGACAGGTATTTTTTGGATGCAACTGTAAATAGGATGATGGTATTAGAAAATGGCAGGCTTTCCTCATATAATGGCAACTATACAACTTTTATGACTCAGAGAAAAAAAGATATGGAAGTTAGAATCCACCAATATAAGAGCCAGCAAAAGGAAATTGAAAGACAAGAAGAAATCATCGACAGGCTCAAAAACCTAGGCGGTTCCAAAAGAAAAAGAGGTATTTCTCAATCAAGATCAAGGCAAAAACTCCTTGATAAGATGGAAAGAATTGATAAACCAATAGAACTTTCCGACACAATGAACCTTAAATTTACACCTAGGATCCAATCGGGAATGGATGTCCTAAAGGTTGAAGATTTAAGGATGTCCTTTGATGGAGAAGAGATTTTCAAAAATATTTCTTTTGATATTTATAGAAACGAAAGAGCAGCCATCATCGGCGACAACGGAGTTGGAAAGACCACGCTTTTTAAAATAGTCTTAGGAGAACTCTTCCAAGACGGCGGAAAAGCCAAGATGGGCGAATCTGTAAATGTGGGATATTTTGATCAGGAACAAAAGTCATTAAATATTGAAAATACAATCTTTGATGAAATTAGAGAGACCTTCCCAATGCTTACAAACTTTGAGATTAGGTCATATCTGGCAAAATTTATGTTCTATGATACAGACGTCTTTAGGGAAATTTCTGAATTGTCTGGTGGGGAAAGGGCGAGAATATCCCTTCTTAAGCTTATGATTTCAGATTGCAACTTTATCCTTATGGATGAGCCAACTAACCACTTAGACATCGACAGCAAGGAAATCCTAGAAGGTGCCATCCTTGACTTTGAGGGAACCCTTTTGATAATTTCCCACGACAGGTATTTCCTAAATAAAATTGCCTCAAAAATCTTAGATATGAAATCCGACAGGATGGACCTTTATCTTGGCAATTACGATTATTATCAGGAAAAACTCAGGGAAATGAGTCTGACTGAGGAAGAAAAATCGACTGTAACCAAGACCCAGGTCAAAAAGGAAAGAAAAAAAGAAAAACTCAAAAGAGATGAAGTTAAGGCCGTTAGGAAAAAAATCAGGGACATAGAAAAAGATATGGAAGATATTGATAAAAAGCTTAAAGATTTGACCAAAGAAAGTCTGTCGGAAGGCTTTTATGACGACCAGGCTAGGGTGGCTGAGCTTTTTAGGGAAATGAAAGATCTCGAAGACATGAGAGATGACCTTGATGAAAATTGGCTTGCCCTTAATTTGGAACTTGAAGAATGA
- a CDS encoding redox-sensing transcriptional repressor Rex, with product MAKQNISLSVIKRLPKYYRYLESINEKGIIRVSSKELSDITGLTASQIRQDLNHFGCFGQQGYGYNVKELIDELSKIIGVDKDYKLILIGYGNIGHALYQYQSFRELGYEFEAVFDKEAKALSDSNLKVRDVNELADFLEKNTIDIGIIATPKEAAQDVADVLCKGGVRGIWNFSPVDLKVSNGAVIESVHLDESLFTLTYFMNSPEDFIF from the coding sequence ATGGCTAAACAAAATATTTCTTTGTCTGTAATCAAGAGACTACCTAAGTACTATAGGTACCTTGAAAGCATTAATGAAAAGGGAATAATTAGGGTATCATCAAAAGAGCTATCAGATATAACAGGCCTTACAGCCAGCCAAATTAGGCAAGATTTGAACCACTTTGGTTGCTTTGGCCAACAAGGCTATGGCTATAATGTAAAAGAGCTTATTGATGAATTGTCAAAGATTATCGGAGTGGATAAGGATTATAAACTGATTCTTATAGGCTATGGTAACATAGGCCACGCCCTTTACCAATACCAGTCTTTTAGGGAACTTGGTTATGAGTTTGAGGCAGTTTTTGATAAGGAAGCCAAGGCCCTTTCAGATTCTAATCTTAAGGTAAGAGATGTCAATGAATTGGCTGATTTCTTAGAGAAAAACACCATAGATATTGGAATTATTGCCACACCAAAAGAAGCGGCACAAGATGTGGCAGATGTTTTATGCAAGGGCGGAGTCAGAGGTATTTGGAACTTCTCACCAGTTGATTTGAAGGTATCAAATGGCGCAGTAATCGAATCTGTTCACCTTGATGAATCGCTATTCACTTTGACATACTTTATGAATTCCCCAGAGGATTTTATATTTTAG
- a CDS encoding Asp23/Gls24 family envelope stress response protein gives MTENLNKEEVKKDLNEGRELEYEESKLIIEDKVVAKIARIAINNVDGILDMKGNIADSIGSFFGSNDRSTAGVNVEVGEKEAKINLDVIIEYGKNARQIFNDIQRTVGQNVKEMTGLDVVTVNVDVVDVLTKKEYQEKQQSAKESDKTTNNY, from the coding sequence ATGACAGAAAATTTAAACAAAGAAGAAGTTAAAAAAGACCTTAACGAAGGTAGGGAATTAGAATACGAAGAATCAAAATTAATCATAGAAGATAAGGTAGTTGCAAAAATAGCAAGAATTGCCATCAACAATGTAGACGGTATCCTTGATATGAAGGGCAATATCGCTGATTCTATTGGATCATTCTTTGGTTCAAATGACAGGTCAACAGCTGGTGTTAATGTAGAAGTTGGCGAAAAAGAAGCAAAAATCAACCTAGATGTAATAATCGAATACGGCAAAAACGCTCGTCAAATCTTCAATGACATCCAAAGAACAGTTGGCCAAAATGTTAAGGAAATGACTGGCCTAGATGTTGTGACAGTAAATGTTGATGTGGTTGATGTCCTAACTAAGAAAGAATACCAAGAAAAACAACAATCAGCCAAAGAAAGCGACAAAACCACAAATAATTATTAA
- the typA gene encoding translational GTPase TypA, whose amino-acid sequence MIREDVRNVAIIAHVDHGKTTLVDGLLKTSGLFRENEAVKERVMDSDTIEKERGITILAKNTAVSYKGMKINIIDTPGHADFGGEVERVLNMAESVVLVVDSHEGPMPQTKFVLKKAIEMGLPAIICINKVDRPDQRIDEVEDEILDLFISLNADESYLESPFVFASAKQGWASLEKDVVKEDMTDLLDTIIEYTPAFEAPDTDNFKVLVSTTDYNDYLGTIAIGKVESGIIRKNDPAIITNYNERDRLVKSKIVTIYEFDGLNRVEVEESKFGSIVAISGMEDIGIGDTIGTESDHEPIEFTKISEPTLSMTFSVNDSPFAGRDGKYVTSRHIRDRLYKEAETDVSLRVEPTDTTEAFKVSGRGELHLSVLIENLRREGYEFQVSKPEVMFKTDENGKKLEPIEIATIDVDQEYTGSIIEKLGRRKGEMIDMHPSASGYTRLIFRIPARGLIGYRTEFMTDTKGTGILNTEFEGYDRYKGDLERRPLGSLIATEKGLATAYGLNAAQSRGQLFIEPGEEIYEGLIVGSNAKGLDIDVNICKKKKMTNTRASGSDDAIILTPAKKMSVEEMMEFVEEDELIEITPHYLRIRKKILDAQKRYKSKK is encoded by the coding sequence ATGATTAGAGAAGATGTTAGAAATGTAGCAATAATTGCCCACGTAGATCACGGAAAAACAACACTTGTAGACGGCCTACTTAAAACATCAGGTTTATTTAGAGAAAATGAAGCAGTAAAAGAAAGGGTTATGGATTCTGATACCATAGAGAAAGAAAGAGGTATCACTATCCTTGCCAAAAATACTGCTGTATCTTATAAAGGCATGAAAATTAATATTATAGACACCCCAGGCCACGCCGATTTCGGTGGGGAAGTTGAAAGGGTGCTCAATATGGCGGAATCAGTTGTACTTGTTGTAGACAGCCACGAAGGACCAATGCCACAAACTAAGTTTGTTCTTAAAAAGGCGATAGAAATGGGACTTCCTGCCATAATTTGTATCAACAAGGTCGATAGACCAGATCAAAGGATAGATGAGGTTGAGGATGAAATCTTAGACTTATTTATTTCCTTAAATGCAGATGAGTCTTATCTTGAAAGTCCATTCGTATTTGCATCAGCCAAACAAGGTTGGGCAAGTCTTGAAAAAGACGTAGTTAAGGAAGATATGACAGACCTCCTTGATACTATAATCGAATACACACCAGCCTTTGAGGCTCCAGATACAGATAACTTCAAGGTTTTGGTTTCAACTACAGACTATAATGACTACCTAGGCACAATTGCTATTGGTAAGGTTGAGTCCGGCATAATTAGGAAAAACGACCCAGCTATTATAACCAACTACAACGAAAGAGATAGACTTGTTAAGTCAAAAATCGTGACAATTTATGAATTTGACGGCTTAAACAGAGTTGAGGTTGAAGAATCTAAGTTTGGTTCAATTGTAGCTATTTCAGGTATGGAAGATATTGGAATTGGCGATACAATTGGTACAGAAAGTGATCACGAACCAATCGAATTTACAAAAATTTCTGAGCCAACCCTTTCCATGACTTTTTCTGTAAATGATTCACCATTTGCAGGTCGTGATGGTAAGTATGTAACAAGTAGGCATATAAGAGATAGGCTCTATAAAGAGGCAGAAACAGACGTTTCCCTTAGAGTTGAACCAACTGATACAACCGAGGCCTTCAAGGTTTCAGGTAGGGGCGAACTCCACTTATCAGTTTTAATAGAAAACCTTAGAAGAGAAGGTTATGAATTTCAAGTTTCCAAACCAGAAGTAATGTTTAAGACTGACGAAAATGGTAAAAAACTCGAACCAATCGAAATTGCAACTATTGACGTCGACCAAGAATATACTGGATCAATCATAGAAAAACTTGGACGCAGAAAGGGTGAAATGATTGATATGCACCCATCAGCATCAGGTTACACCAGATTAATCTTTAGGATACCAGCAAGAGGCCTTATTGGTTACAGAACAGAATTTATGACCGATACCAAAGGAACAGGAATTTTAAACACAGAATTTGAAGGTTATGACAGATATAAGGGTGATCTTGAAAGAAGACCTTTAGGAAGCCTTATTGCCACAGAAAAAGGACTTGCAACAGCCTACGGCCTTAACGCAGCCCAATCTAGGGGCCAACTATTTATCGAACCGGGAGAGGAAATCTACGAAGGCTTAATCGTAGGATCAAATGCCAAGGGTCTTGATATTGACGTAAATATTTGCAAAAAGAAAAAGATGACCAACACTAGAGCAAGTGGTAGCGATGACGCAATCATCCTCACACCTGCCAAGAAGATGAGTGTTGAAGAAATGATGGAATTTGTTGAAGAGGACGAATTAATCGAGATTACTCCTCACTATCTAAGGATTAGGAAAAAAATCCTAGATGCCCAAAAGAGGTATAAGTCCAAAAAATAG
- a CDS encoding NAD-dependent protein deacylase, producing the protein MDTLNEVKKIINDSNNIVFFGGAGVSTASGVPDFRSATGLYNRKNDSKYSPEYMLSHEFFVNHPDEFMTYCKENLMLDGIKPNKAHYALARLEKMGKLKAVITQNVDSLHQEAGSKNVIELHGNLRDYYCTKCHKNFDLAYVKKFPAEAHCDECGGIVRPDIVLYGEGLDQNNISYAVNLIAQADVLIVGGTSLVVYPAAGLIDFYRGNKLVLINKDTTPRDSIADYIINGDIAEVMDSLVGD; encoded by the coding sequence ATGGATACTCTTAATGAAGTTAAAAAAATTATTAACGATTCTAATAATATAGTATTTTTTGGGGGAGCGGGAGTTTCTACTGCTTCTGGTGTGCCTGATTTCAGGTCAGCTACCGGGCTTTATAATAGGAAGAATGATTCCAAATATTCTCCAGAATACATGCTTAGTCATGAGTTTTTTGTAAACCATCCTGATGAGTTTATGACTTATTGCAAGGAAAATCTTATGCTTGACGGTATTAAGCCTAACAAGGCCCACTATGCTTTGGCGAGGCTTGAGAAGATGGGTAAGCTTAAGGCTGTTATTACCCAAAATGTCGATAGTCTCCATCAAGAGGCGGGAAGCAAGAATGTAATAGAGCTCCATGGCAATTTGAGGGATTATTATTGTACAAAATGCCATAAGAATTTTGACCTTGCCTATGTGAAGAAATTTCCTGCTGAGGCTCATTGTGATGAGTGCGGTGGGATTGTTAGACCTGATATTGTTCTTTATGGTGAGGGTCTTGATCAAAATAATATTTCCTATGCAGTTAATTTAATTGCCCAGGCTGATGTTTTGATTGTTGGTGGGACTAGCCTTGTGGTTTATCCCGCAGCTGGCCTGATTGATTTTTATAGGGGCAATAAATTAGTTTTGATCAATAAGGATACTACTCCTAGAGATAGTATTGCAGATTACATTATAAATGGCGATATTGCTGAAGTTATGGATAGTTTGGTAGGTGATTAG
- a CDS encoding YitT family protein: protein MKTDESIDLGQKDKQSIRNIDERNVKTKEYKLFWMSFAAILMACGTHFFKYPNSFVIGGVEGMSIITSMFVPFNRPQLTLFYNVVLLVIGFFIFGKKFTIRTGYVAILNSLTALALERFFPINGSLTGNKMLELVFTLLMSSVGSAILFNLAASSGGTDIIAMIMKKYSSLEVGKSLLVVDSIFTIASIKIFGIEIGLFSILGLMMKGIFVDAIIGSMNTAKLFIIITSKTEEIGNFIKKDLNRSATIVDARGLYKGTNISVFLCVTSNFESAKFRSFIKKIDPYSFITILNTSSIIGKGWYSSDTDLDNND from the coding sequence TTGAAAACCGATGAATCTATTGATTTAGGCCAAAAAGACAAGCAATCGATTAGAAATATCGACGAACGTAATGTTAAAACTAAGGAATACAAACTATTTTGGATGAGTTTTGCTGCCATTCTCATGGCGTGTGGAACCCACTTTTTTAAATATCCCAATTCTTTTGTAATAGGTGGGGTAGAGGGTATGAGTATTATCACATCGATGTTTGTGCCCTTTAACCGTCCCCAACTAACACTTTTTTATAACGTGGTTTTATTAGTTATAGGATTTTTTATTTTTGGCAAGAAATTTACAATAAGGACCGGCTATGTTGCTATCCTTAACTCACTCACAGCCCTTGCCCTCGAGAGATTTTTCCCGATTAATGGCTCTCTTACAGGCAATAAGATGCTTGAACTTGTTTTCACTCTCTTGATGAGCTCAGTGGGTTCTGCGATTTTATTTAACTTAGCTGCTTCATCAGGTGGTACAGATATTATCGCTATGATTATGAAAAAATACTCATCACTTGAGGTTGGTAAGTCCCTTCTTGTTGTAGATTCGATTTTTACAATAGCGTCTATTAAGATATTTGGTATAGAAATAGGCTTATTTTCTATCTTGGGTCTTATGATGAAAGGTATTTTTGTGGATGCCATAATTGGTTCAATGAACACAGCCAAACTCTTTATAATTATAACATCAAAGACTGAAGAAATAGGAAACTTTATCAAAAAAGACCTAAATAGGTCAGCTACAATTGTAGATGCTAGAGGCCTTTACAAGGGTACAAATATTTCGGTCTTTCTATGTGTGACAAGTAATTTCGAGTCTGCTAAATTTAGGTCTTTTATCAAGAAAATCGACCCATATTCATTTATTACCATCTTAAACACTTCTTCAATCATAGGTAAGGGTTGGTATTCGTCAGACACTGACCTTGATAATAACGACTGA
- a CDS encoding zinc-ribbon domain-containing protein: MQKKYGIDEYGIFLVWIAIVAVLVAYFIKSTVLNGISSFIVIYAIFRTMSTNVAKRSQENQVFVENVINPIKGIFGKDKANKTGSKEAGFKYISCPSCGQKLRIPKNKGKIKVRCPKCKEKFDAKS, translated from the coding sequence GTGCAGAAAAAATACGGTATTGATGAGTACGGGATATTTTTAGTTTGGATTGCGATTGTAGCAGTTCTTGTGGCTTATTTTATTAAGTCTACAGTATTAAATGGCATATCTTCTTTTATTGTAATTTATGCCATTTTTAGGACCATGTCTACAAATGTTGCAAAGAGGAGTCAGGAAAACCAGGTTTTTGTTGAAAATGTTATTAATCCAATCAAGGGTATTTTTGGCAAAGATAAGGCTAATAAGACTGGGTCTAAGGAAGCTGGCTTTAAGTATATTTCTTGTCCTTCTTGTGGACAAAAGTTAAGAATTCCTAAAAATAAGGGCAAAATCAAGGTAAGATGCCCAAAATGCAAGGAGAAATTCGATGCTAAAAGCTAA
- a CDS encoding ATP-binding protein, translating into MDIIREVINSDLKDIKKFRDKFIDVLHAKNYEESQIYKLRLILDELVANSYKHGNKKDKTRLIDISIVFDEAYLLIKVSDEGSGIKFVNESQKFSESGRGIDLVKKLSDEVIINKTTIACLIRNS; encoded by the coding sequence ATGGATATAATTAGAGAGGTCATAAATTCTGACCTGAAAGATATAAAAAAATTTAGGGATAAGTTTATTGATGTCCTTCATGCAAAGAATTATGAAGAAAGTCAAATATATAAGCTTAGATTGATTTTAGACGAACTTGTGGCAAATTCTTATAAGCACGGCAACAAAAAAGACAAGACAAGGCTTATAGACATTTCCATAGTTTTTGATGAAGCCTATCTTTTAATCAAGGTCAGCGACGAAGGTTCGGGGATTAAATTTGTAAATGAAAGCCAAAAATTTTCTGAATCTGGCAGGGGAATTGACCTTGTAAAGAAGTTATCTGATGAGGTTATTATAAATAAAACTACCATTGCCTGTCTAATACGAAATTCTTAA
- a CDS encoding DUF2273 domain-containing protein: protein MEDIKKNKDPSMVDVEMRKLDMKEKSRASFLAFYRINKGKVNSLVLSFLTIICLFNFGFFKTLGIWVVMLIGYFIGAYFDRDVRVLQIIRKILN, encoded by the coding sequence ATGGAAGACATTAAGAAAAACAAAGATCCTAGTATGGTAGATGTTGAGATGAGAAAACTTGATATGAAAGAAAAATCCAGGGCATCTTTTCTCGCCTTCTATCGAATTAATAAGGGCAAGGTAAATTCTCTTGTACTTAGCTTTTTGACCATCATTTGCCTATTTAACTTTGGTTTTTTCAAAACTTTGGGTATTTGGGTAGTGATGTTAATTGGCTATTTTATAGGGGCTTATTTTGATAGAGATGTTAGAGTGCTTCAAATTATAAGGAAGATTTTAAATTAA